A window from Prosthecochloris marina encodes these proteins:
- a CDS encoding ABC transporter permease, producing the protein MTRFLWFNRLRVMTRKELLQLGRDTALLLFIIYGFVFDVYLAGAGFTFELRNAPFVLLDNDRSEFSRELTGRFNEPIFRFVADVQGAEEAMGFLDRGKALAGLEIPQDFYESLREGRQTEVQINIDATNNVPALLFSGYAEQIISDYGFEAAGMYPKGFSGSDIPTLPQVDDQVRVWFNSNLKDSWFMAVIELFTIISILSIMLPAAAYVREKEKGTIEQLRVSPLSPMLIIMPKILSMTLVILGGTFVSIFFVIHPFFDMPLHGNLPVFFLVTALYAFATAGIGIAAASIVRTQGQVAMLVVLLVMPMLLLSGSWTPPEAMPDIARKIMIVSPLYHYFEAGLGIIFRDAGLGQIWHSILGLSAIGAIAFGFGLWHVKR; encoded by the coding sequence ATGACACGGTTTCTCTGGTTCAATCGGTTGCGGGTCATGACCCGCAAAGAGCTGTTGCAACTTGGCAGAGATACAGCGTTGCTGCTGTTTATTATTTATGGATTTGTCTTCGATGTGTACCTGGCTGGAGCCGGGTTTACCTTCGAACTTCGAAACGCTCCTTTTGTTCTGCTGGACAACGATCGTTCCGAATTTTCCAGGGAGTTGACAGGACGCTTCAATGAACCGATCTTTCGATTCGTAGCTGACGTTCAAGGGGCGGAAGAAGCAATGGGCTTTCTTGACCGTGGGAAAGCATTGGCCGGACTTGAAATCCCACAGGATTTTTATGAGTCCCTCCGTGAAGGTCGGCAAACGGAAGTTCAGATAAATATCGATGCAACCAACAACGTGCCGGCGTTACTCTTTTCAGGTTATGCAGAGCAGATAATTTCCGACTACGGTTTCGAGGCAGCAGGTATGTATCCTAAAGGATTTTCGGGATCGGATATACCTACCCTTCCACAGGTTGACGATCAGGTACGTGTATGGTTCAATTCGAATCTCAAAGATTCCTGGTTCATGGCCGTCATCGAGCTTTTCACCATTATATCAATACTGTCCATCATGCTGCCGGCAGCGGCGTACGTGCGTGAAAAAGAGAAGGGTACTATCGAACAGCTTCGAGTCTCTCCGCTTTCCCCGATGCTTATCATCATGCCAAAAATATTGTCCATGACTTTGGTGATTCTTGGAGGAACTTTTGTCAGCATCTTTTTCGTAATTCATCCGTTTTTCGATATGCCGCTTCATGGAAATTTGCCGGTTTTTTTCCTTGTCACCGCGCTCTATGCATTTGCGACGGCGGGAATTGGTATCGCAGCGGCATCCATAGTGCGTACCCAGGGCCAGGTTGCCATGCTGGTGGTTTTGCTGGTCATGCCCATGCTTCTGTTGTCGGGTTCCTGGACACCGCCGGAAGCCATGCCTGATATAGCTCGTAAAATCATGATCGTTTCACCGCTTTATCATTATTTCGAAGCAGGTTTGGGGATCATATTCAGAGATGCTGGTTTAGGGCAAATATGGCATTCCATTCTTGGTTTGTCCGCTATAGGGGCTATAGCTTTTGGGTTTGGTTTGTGGCATGTTAAACGCTAA
- a CDS encoding efflux transporter outer membrane subunit: MEKTKKVCCIDGLNINSKKSFYLFVLIISMGFSGCMVGPKYTKPTVETPDGWATLQNPMIDDKPGVPIGIRGSKQVDLVSWWDCFNDPMLGELIEKAVDSNHDLRLAEARLREVRAAYGVSKAALYPQLKGSAGYKRQHESENGPYGYLSDLDYNEYRVGFDASWEIDLWGRARHEKQAKKAEEGAALEDLRNVLVSVIGEVSCSYIELRGFQRRVALIEKNMATVQKRLMLTEKRFQAGLASEVEVNEVSANLAGLTAEIPVLEGEVRQRIHAISTLLGELPGKYVERLSLEKPLPDLPADVEVGLPVELLDRRPDIREAERRLAAATERVGVAKADLLPRLSLSALFAYEALDFDRITDSDSRASSFGPSFILPIFNAGRIRSNINVKTAQQEQALIKYEKAVLAAYKEVEDNLATYSAQQRRHEKLYRRVRKLQSTADLSQELYDKGKFNLLEVLEAQRTLLVAQDELVQNEISLSVQLVSLYKALGGGWGSGSKKTAL, encoded by the coding sequence ATGGAAAAGACGAAGAAAGTTTGCTGTATCGACGGTTTGAATATTAATTCCAAAAAGTCCTTCTATTTGTTTGTCCTCATTATATCCATGGGGTTTTCAGGCTGTATGGTTGGGCCGAAATATACAAAGCCTACGGTTGAAACACCCGATGGCTGGGCAACACTCCAGAATCCGATGATTGATGATAAGCCGGGAGTCCCCATTGGAATCCGGGGATCGAAGCAGGTCGATCTGGTCTCTTGGTGGGATTGTTTCAACGATCCGATGTTGGGGGAGCTCATTGAGAAAGCAGTCGATTCGAATCATGATCTTCGATTGGCCGAAGCAAGGCTGCGTGAAGTCAGGGCTGCTTATGGGGTTTCAAAGGCCGCGCTTTATCCTCAGTTGAAGGGCAGTGCGGGTTACAAGCGTCAGCATGAGAGTGAAAATGGTCCTTACGGCTATTTGTCCGACCTCGATTATAACGAGTACAGGGTGGGTTTCGATGCGTCGTGGGAGATTGATTTATGGGGGCGTGCTCGTCATGAAAAGCAAGCAAAAAAAGCCGAAGAAGGTGCTGCCCTTGAAGATCTGCGCAATGTTCTTGTCTCGGTCATTGGTGAGGTTTCCTGCAGCTACATTGAGTTGCGGGGCTTCCAAAGAAGAGTGGCATTGATCGAGAAGAATATGGCTACCGTACAGAAAAGATTGATGCTGACCGAAAAAAGATTTCAGGCAGGTTTGGCGTCGGAAGTCGAGGTGAATGAAGTGTCTGCAAACTTGGCTGGGCTGACTGCTGAAATACCGGTTCTCGAAGGAGAGGTTCGTCAAAGAATACATGCGATTTCAACGTTACTCGGAGAATTGCCCGGGAAGTATGTTGAACGGCTTTCATTGGAAAAACCTTTGCCAGATTTACCTGCAGATGTTGAAGTAGGTTTGCCTGTTGAACTGCTGGATCGCCGCCCGGATATCAGGGAGGCGGAAAGGCGGCTGGCTGCAGCTACAGAACGTGTAGGCGTTGCCAAGGCTGATTTGCTGCCCAGATTGAGTCTCAGTGCTTTGTTTGCTTATGAAGCTCTCGACTTTGACCGGATTACAGATTCAGACAGTCGCGCTTCAAGCTTCGGGCCAAGCTTTATTTTGCCTATTTTCAATGCCGGCCGTATTCGCTCAAACATCAATGTAAAAACGGCACAACAGGAGCAGGCATTGATCAAGTACGAGAAAGCCGTGCTCGCTGCTTATAAAGAAGTTGAAGATAACCTTGCGACGTACAGTGCCCAGCAACGTCGCCATGAAAAGCTCTATCGTAGAGTAAGAAAGCTGCAGAGTACCGCGGACCTGTCGCAAGAGCTGTATGACAAAGGGAAATTCAATCTTCTGGAAGTTCTTGAAGCACAGCGTACGCTTCTTGTTGCACAGGATGAGCTGGTGCAAAACGAGATTTCTTTATCGGTTCAGCTGGTTTCACTCTATAAAGCGCTTGGCGGCGGCTGGGGGAGTGGTAGCAAGAAAACAGCATTATGA